The genome window TCGTCACACTGATAGACAAATGTCTCGACTGGATCCAGCAGTTTGCCTAAAATATTCTGTTCTGCCTGCTTGCCTATACAGTATACAGTATATACAACACAAAAAAAGTGTGACTATACACTTATATCTAAACTATACAACAACCAGTAACGTGTAACAAATCCCATTCCAGAAACCAACCATTGTTAAAGCTCTCACAGTGCCCAGGGTCCTGGGCACTGGCTTCACCGGCTTCACCGGCTTCGTTGATACACACGTAGATCACTTAGTTCCCCAATACAGCGATGGACCCCGGGATGACGTTACCCTCCTCAAAACCCTGTATCGTTcaaaaaaagtttttccaACCATAAACACTACAAGCGGAAAGAATGAAATTGTATATAATTTGGgatatgatatatatacaagtTAAGATAATGTACATGAATTTGCAAGAAACTGGAGTATTGTTGTAAAAAGGAGGGCTAACAGAGTGTTAACAGTAGCAGTAAGCGGGCTGTGTGAATTGGGACTTGATTACTGTTGGTCTGTTTTTTTCAGTGAATTAGCAAAGGGCCGAATCGGGCTTGTGGGAGCTGAATTAGATTAGGTAGAAGGCCAAATAGCAAGGTGTACTAATACGCAGAGAGAATAGGCATTTGAGATTTTGAATATAGGTATAGATACACAGGTGTGGAAGAAGGAAAGGATTTTAATATTTGTTGAGGTAAATAGatagaattggaattgatATTATGTCTGGATCGTTTTGGAAATTTGGACAGAATTATGCAAATGAAGCCCCATTAACGAAGCTTCTAAATAAGGCGTTCTTTAGGATACACGATGGGGATGATGGTAAGTCGAGCGGTAAGGCTGGTGTAAAACATAGGAGTGAGCTTGCGTCTGAGTCAGATAGCGATTGTATTAGTGGTGAAGATGATTATCTCAGTACTGGGGATGAAGCAAAACATGGTAAGAGTGATAGCGATGAggataatgatgatgatgaagataatGACGAGGGTAATGAGAGGCTGAGAGGTAACAGTAGTAAGAATGATGGTGAGCAAGGAGATGAGGATAatggtgatgaagatgatgatgatgatcaGGTTTCTATTTCAGAGAATAACTTTGAGTATAAGGATTATCGTCCAAATCTCGATATATTAGACGATCTCTTGGATGACGAGGAACTATATACTGAGTTAATGTGTTCcaatttcaaacttttgGTCTTCTTCAGGTACCCCGAGGTGTTGGCGAAATTGGTGGATTATGTGACGAATGAGCACGTATTGGAACAGGTGGATGAGGgacaacaagaagaggacGAGGACGAGGAGCACAAGCATGCGCAGATAGGATTGGGAGATAGAGCATCTGGCGTCGCTCAAACCTTCACTAACGTGGATGAATCAGAACAGGCTTTTGACTCTGAGACTAAGGAAGGGGATGATTACGATGATCACTATACGACCATTGCAAAGAATGGCGACAGCGACGATGAAGAGACCAACGCTGCATCATCCCAAAATCAAACACAGTTGGATGCCGGTGCAGATAATGCATCGGAATCATCTGCCGAGACCAGCATTACTCTACCACCAGAAAGCGAAGAGCAAGTCGAATCTAGAAGAGCGAGGATAGCGGCTGAAATTCTTTCAGCAGATGTGTGGACCATCTCATCTGCATTCATGGACAATGAAGATCTCTTGATCAAGTTGTGGAGTACTCTGGAACACCCTGCTCCACTTTCAATTATTGCATCCACCTATTTCATGAAAATCAACGAAAGATTATTGGATATGGACATTAATGGCATGATAAATTTCATTCTCAAGCAAGATAATATAGTTGATAGATTCATTGCTCACATTGATAATCCACCGTTAATGGACTTCCTTCTAAAAGTCATCTCGACAGATAAGCCAGATGCTCCTACCGACATCATTGCCTTGTTGAACAAACAGaatttgatttcaaaacTATTGGACTATCTATCAATGGATTACGATTCCTCTATCCAATCAGCTGCTGGAGATTTCTTAAAAGCCTTAATAACAATTAGCgcaaattcaaataatgaaattgCATCCGCCATTGGACCTAATGAGTTAACTAGAGAACTTGTTTCTCCTGAAATGGTTGCTAAACTTGTCAAAATAATGCTACAAGGCGGTACTTCATTGAGTAATGGTGTTGGAATAGTGATAGAGTTGATCAGAAAGAATAACTCGGATTATGATTTTGTACAGGTGATGTACACTACGTTAGAAACACATCCGCCAACAGACCGCGATCCAGTTTATTTGGGTCATTTGGTAAGAGAATTTGCCACCCATATGGacaaattcaacaaaatctTGGTTGAAACAAAATTAGATCCACTCGAAACACCATTTGGTACCATTGAACCATTAGGATTCGAAAGATTTAAGATCTGCGAGTTGGTCGCAGAACTACTACATT of Kluyveromyces marxianus DMKU3-1042 DNA, complete genome, chromosome 3 contains these proteins:
- the SAP185 gene encoding Sap185p, with amino-acid sequence MSGSFWKFGQNYANEAPLTKLLNKAFFRIHDGDDGKSSGKAGVKHRSELASESDSDCISGEDDYLSTGDEAKHGKSDSDEDNDDDEDNDEGNERLRGNSSKNDGEQGDEDNGDEDDDDDQVSISENNFEYKDYRPNLDILDDLLDDEELYTELMCSNFKLLVFFRYPEVLAKLVDYVTNEHVLEQVDEGQQEEDEDEEHKHAQIGLGDRASGVAQTFTNVDESEQAFDSETKEGDDYDDHYTTIAKNGDSDDEETNAASSQNQTQLDAGADNASESSAETSITLPPESEEQVESRRARIAAEILSADVWTISSAFMDNEDLLIKLWSTLEHPAPLSIIASTYFMKINERLLDMDINGMINFILKQDNIVDRFIAHIDNPPLMDFLLKVISTDKPDAPTDIIALLNKQNLISKLLDYLSMDYDSSIQSAAGDFLKALITISANSNNEIASAIGPNELTRELVSPEMVAKLVKIMLQGGTSLSNGVGIVIELIRKNNSDYDFVQVMYTTLETHPPTDRDPVYLGHLVREFATHMDKFNKILVETKLDPLETPFGTIEPLGFERFKICELVAELLHCSNMGLLSEPSGESIVRERDLKRKEILRRMELDQNDMLQTRDSDENDSPLEKTESPADELQKDMQNLHIKNANNAEGTEDVEDVEDVGNVEDVDASSADRDDLHSESSSGSEVTEKTLRENPVVGDLLKISLQDNNIITTILGMFFKFPWNNFLHNVVFDIVQQVFNGPLKTGYNRFLLADLFSSAHITEVIMNGDRDCVNYEKETGIRLGYMGHLTLIAEEVAKFAAYIDEANVSFDCPVVMEGLNEPKWKEYCDTILTETREKYSSLLGEDGIEEGENEEAEDEIYDEDLGNDDEKRFLNVSESMHFDNDQGDGDENAVLGGDNCFVYEDSMGNKTKIQVHMDENEKDASYTADLNKFSNYMSNQIKSGLNMADSDEEEEAEEEDEIWNGQSSNTFQPQVPNKAFFNNSMFHSHQFDLSPDDEEDYLDPNDDGQSYAKPNHPLYSSMLSPGGIPYNAGEDDLNDLDVNDEDDDDEDDDEIDEDMDANRRMRRLHDEYTLHRTSSNDKIVYNESEKDSAVLGLPSLQRSNSYDTE